A single Haloglycomyces albus DSM 45210 DNA region contains:
- a CDS encoding potassium channel family protein, which translates to MALFSRHDLAEEDAVAVIGMGRFGSAVAHSLTRLGHEVLALDERQDVVQRWSDTLDHVVQADATDSTVLKQLGMGEFDHVVVAIGTDIEASVLTVLACEEAGVNEIWAKAITAKHGQILHRVGAHHVVYPEAAMGERVAHLVTGKMMDFIEFDDGFAIVKTKAPAEAVGLPLGESRLRSKYGVTVVGLKQPGEDFTYATPESLVNEGDTLIVSGKTKKVEAFASQT; encoded by the coding sequence ATGGCATTGTTCAGCCGACACGACCTCGCCGAAGAGGACGCTGTCGCCGTGATCGGGATGGGCCGCTTCGGCTCCGCGGTCGCCCATTCGCTCACCCGGTTGGGGCATGAGGTGCTGGCTCTGGACGAACGCCAGGACGTGGTCCAGCGTTGGTCGGACACTTTGGACCACGTGGTACAGGCCGACGCCACCGACTCCACGGTCCTCAAACAGCTCGGGATGGGCGAATTCGATCATGTGGTCGTCGCGATCGGGACCGACATCGAAGCCAGTGTGCTGACGGTCCTGGCCTGTGAAGAGGCCGGGGTCAACGAGATTTGGGCGAAGGCCATCACCGCCAAACACGGCCAGATCCTGCACCGGGTCGGCGCCCATCACGTCGTCTATCCGGAAGCGGCCATGGGCGAGCGCGTCGCCCACCTGGTAACGGGCAAAATGATGGACTTCATCGAGTTCGACGACGGTTTCGCGATCGTGAAGACGAAGGCCCCGGCGGAGGCCGTGGGACTGCCGCTCGGCGAGTCGCGCCTCAGGTCGAAATACGGCGTCACCGTTGTAGGTCTGAAACAACCGGGTGAGGATTTCACCTATGCGACGCCGGAATCCCTGGTAAACGAGGGCGACACCCTGATCGTCTCCGGAAAGACCAAGAAGGTCGAGGCCTTCGCCTCGCAGACCTGA
- a CDS encoding FtsW/RodA/SpoVE family cell cycle protein, whose product MAQAVSARAQSQKSGELSLTPMSGMPRRTGRSITLLVLAMVVIVVFAVAIELGEHGFIASNALLLAGVLCVVLLVQWLAVRRFAPYADPVIVLAAGLLSGIGVLFLRRLSLSQSTDPVAADAGIFSGSGGRQLVFVLIATVVFAVVLMVLTDHRLLRSVAYTLGFGGIVLAALPGLLPAAISERNGAKNWIIVGPFSFQPSEFAKLMLLVFFAYYLYQKRDVLGIAGKKFMGLQFPRLRDFGPIIIMWLASMAILVLENDLGSSLLFFGLFMALLYMATRRLSWIVIGLLLFMGGCVAIYPFFAHLQLRVRIWLDPFNPELVDNQSYQLVQGLIGLGSGGLLGTGPGQGEPNIIPFAGSDFILASFGEEIGLAGLTAILVLYAILVERAFKSGVTVKDGFGKLVASGLGFSIAFQVFVVAGGVSGLIPLTGLTTPFLAAGGSSMLASWILIALLARISHASRQPWSPSYGLRKVQPPPDWKQQYGHRPVAAVEESGDIAPAGVQDTQLILAADSGEIVSPDVSEVTSEPDIVDSETDETSEHQPDEPADDAEEKRER is encoded by the coding sequence ATGGCTCAGGCGGTGTCGGCGCGAGCACAATCGCAGAAGAGCGGAGAGCTGTCGCTGACGCCCATGTCGGGGATGCCTCGACGGACCGGCCGATCGATAACGCTCCTCGTGCTCGCCATGGTGGTTATCGTGGTGTTCGCCGTCGCCATCGAACTGGGGGAACACGGCTTCATCGCCTCGAACGCCTTGTTGCTGGCCGGTGTCCTCTGTGTCGTGCTGCTGGTCCAGTGGTTGGCGGTGCGTCGCTTCGCTCCCTATGCCGATCCCGTGATCGTGCTGGCGGCCGGTCTCCTGTCGGGTATCGGAGTGCTTTTTCTGCGGCGTCTCTCGCTGAGTCAAAGCACGGATCCCGTCGCGGCGGACGCGGGGATCTTTTCCGGAAGCGGCGGGCGGCAGTTGGTGTTCGTCCTGATCGCCACCGTCGTCTTCGCCGTCGTTCTCATGGTGTTGACCGATCATCGACTCTTGCGTTCGGTGGCCTACACTCTCGGGTTCGGAGGTATCGTTCTCGCTGCGCTTCCCGGGCTTCTACCGGCGGCGATCTCCGAACGCAATGGAGCGAAGAACTGGATCATCGTGGGGCCGTTTTCCTTTCAGCCCTCCGAGTTCGCCAAGCTCATGTTGTTGGTGTTCTTCGCTTACTACCTGTACCAAAAGCGCGACGTCCTGGGAATCGCCGGGAAGAAGTTCATGGGTCTACAATTCCCTCGCCTACGCGATTTCGGTCCGATCATCATCATGTGGTTGGCGTCAATGGCGATTCTGGTGCTGGAAAACGACCTTGGCAGTTCACTGCTGTTTTTCGGGCTGTTCATGGCGTTGCTGTACATGGCCACTCGGCGACTGTCGTGGATCGTGATCGGTCTGCTTCTGTTCATGGGCGGTTGTGTCGCCATCTACCCCTTCTTCGCCCACCTGCAGCTGCGGGTGCGCATTTGGCTGGATCCGTTCAACCCGGAACTGGTCGACAATCAGTCCTATCAGCTCGTGCAGGGACTCATAGGACTGGGATCGGGCGGACTTCTGGGAACGGGCCCGGGGCAAGGAGAGCCCAATATCATCCCCTTCGCCGGTTCCGACTTCATTCTCGCCTCCTTCGGAGAGGAGATCGGCCTGGCCGGGTTGACCGCGATTCTGGTTCTATACGCGATCCTGGTGGAGCGCGCCTTTAAGAGCGGTGTCACGGTCAAGGACGGTTTCGGCAAACTCGTCGCGAGCGGGCTCGGATTCTCCATCGCCTTCCAGGTCTTCGTCGTCGCCGGAGGAGTCAGCGGGCTCATACCGCTTACGGGTCTCACCACCCCGTTCCTGGCCGCGGGCGGCTCGTCGATGCTGGCGAGTTGGATTCTCATCGCCTTGCTGGCGCGTATTTCGCATGCGTCCCGACAGCCGTGGAGCCCCTCGTACGGATTGCGGAAGGTTCAGCCACCGCCGGATTGGAAGCAACAGTACGGCCACAGGCCCGTCGCCGCCGTCGAGGAATCCGGTGACATCGCGCCCGCGGGAGTGCAAGACACGCAGCTGATTCTGGCGGCCGATTCCGGTGAGATCGTCTCGCCCGACGTCAGCGAAGTCACCTCGGAACCCGACATCGTGGATTCCGAGACCGATGAAACGAGCGAGCATCAACCCGACGAACCCGCCGACGACGCGGAAGAAAAGAGGGAACGGTGA
- a CDS encoding penicillin-binding transpeptidase domain-containing protein, with product MNPALRRTGIIALVLLGAIFLQLNKVQFFDARELSNSDHNARVLIEEYEVPRGQIQAADGTVLAESLEADPDRQLKYYRNYPEGSYFGNLTGYKSIVYGTSGLESTENEVLNGTGSLFFTEQVKDTFTGEAVLGGNVVTGLDVPLQQQAYDAVSDTGVDGAAVVLNPQTGEILAEVSVPGFDPTPISSNDRDTSAAAWEEVTADGEEGSTNSRLFDQSRQGVFPPGSTFKTVTAAAFIKNGHGNADTMVPAGNSYEPPDTDHTITNEADQCPEEELSLKEAFARSCNTTFARLCVDTLSAKEMNDMAADFGMGEAFQTPLESATSEIGDVSAPAFRAQSCFGQQDVRMSPLQNSVIAATIANDGARMDPMLVTEISDQESGATLQEFQPQRADDILTTGQAHEMKILMREVVNGPNGTGSNARQPGYTIAGKTGTAENTDAEGTDRPSHGWFIGWGQGDSNAPAVAVCVFLQNYGDGGSGEATRIGGQLMSTVLDG from the coding sequence GTGAATCCGGCACTGCGGCGCACCGGCATCATCGCACTGGTTCTGCTGGGCGCGATCTTCCTGCAACTCAATAAAGTACAGTTCTTCGACGCCCGTGAACTGTCCAACAGCGATCACAATGCCCGGGTGCTGATCGAGGAGTACGAAGTACCGCGCGGCCAGATTCAGGCCGCCGACGGTACCGTCCTCGCCGAATCTCTGGAAGCCGATCCGGACCGGCAGCTCAAATATTATCGGAACTATCCGGAGGGGAGCTATTTCGGAAATCTCACCGGATACAAATCCATCGTTTACGGCACCTCCGGATTGGAGAGCACGGAGAACGAAGTCCTCAACGGCACCGGTTCACTGTTCTTCACCGAACAGGTGAAGGACACCTTCACCGGTGAGGCGGTGCTCGGAGGAAACGTCGTCACCGGTCTGGACGTACCGCTGCAACAACAGGCGTACGACGCCGTTTCCGACACCGGAGTGGACGGCGCGGCGGTGGTGCTCAACCCACAGACCGGCGAGATCCTCGCCGAGGTGTCGGTGCCCGGCTTCGATCCGACCCCCATCTCGTCCAACGACCGTGACACCTCCGCGGCGGCGTGGGAGGAGGTGACGGCCGACGGTGAGGAGGGCAGCACGAACAGCCGACTGTTCGACCAGTCACGTCAAGGGGTCTTTCCTCCCGGATCAACGTTCAAGACCGTGACGGCCGCCGCGTTCATTAAAAACGGCCACGGCAACGCCGACACCATGGTTCCGGCGGGCAATTCGTACGAGCCGCCCGACACCGACCACACGATCACCAATGAGGCCGATCAGTGTCCCGAAGAGGAACTGTCCCTGAAAGAGGCCTTCGCGCGGTCGTGCAACACCACGTTCGCCCGTCTGTGCGTCGACACGTTGAGTGCGAAGGAAATGAACGACATGGCCGCCGACTTCGGTATGGGGGAGGCCTTTCAGACTCCCTTGGAATCGGCGACCTCTGAGATCGGCGATGTGTCCGCCCCCGCCTTTCGAGCGCAATCCTGCTTTGGGCAGCAGGACGTACGCATGAGTCCACTGCAGAACAGTGTTATCGCCGCCACGATCGCCAACGACGGAGCCCGAATGGACCCCATGTTGGTGACGGAGATCTCCGATCAGGAGAGTGGGGCGACCTTGCAGGAATTTCAGCCGCAACGGGCCGACGACATCCTGACGACCGGGCAGGCGCATGAGATGAAGATTCTCATGCGGGAAGTGGTGAACGGGCCGAACGGCACCGGAAGCAACGCACGTCAACCCGGCTACACCATCGCGGGAAAGACGGGTACGGCGGAGAACACCGACGCCGAGGGCACCGACCGTCCCTCGCACGGCTGGTTTATCGGCTGGGGGCAAGGTGACTCCAACGCCCCAGCGGTGGCCGTCTGCGTATTCTTGCAGAACTACGGCGACGGCGGCTCGGGTGAGGCGACTCGTATTGGCGGGCAGCTCATGTCCACTGTTTTGGACGGTTAG